A window of the Gossypium hirsutum isolate 1008001.06 chromosome A05, Gossypium_hirsutum_v2.1, whole genome shotgun sequence genome harbors these coding sequences:
- the LOC121228935 gene encoding uncharacterized protein — protein sequence MSNLTKLEFVALDITGNNYLSWVLDVEINLDAKGLRETIKEGNEESTQDKAKAMIFLHHHLLEGLKTEYLTIKDPQILWANLKERYDHQKTVILSKARYEWLNLRLQDFKSVSDYNSAMFRITSQLNLCGEKITDAEMLGKTYSTFHANNVVLQTQYCEKGFQKYSELIYCLLVAEQNNELLMKNHELRPTGSGPFPEANVSLHNGQELKETHHANSSVRGHGRGREHRYGYGRGHWSRVCRTQKHLVDLYQQSIKQKGKKVETNLVYKDGEGHFDDGNATHLEVADFLSTPEGNY from the exons ATGTCAAATCTTACAAAACTCGAATTTGTAGCTCTGGACATCACTGGAAATAACTATTTATCATGGGTACTAGATGTTGAAATTAACTTAGATGCAAAAGGTCTTCGTGAGACTATTAAGGAGGGAAATGAAGAAAGTACACAAGATAAGGCCAAGGCCATGATTTTCCTTCACCATCACCTCCTTGAAGGTCTAAAGACCGAATATTTGACTATTAAGGACCCTCAAATTCTTTGGGCCAATCTAAAGGAAAGATATGACCACCAGAAAACTGTGATTTTGTCTAAAGCTCGTTATGAGTGGCTGAATTTAAGATTACAAGACTTTAAGTCTGTTAGTGATTATAACTCGGCCATGTTCAGAATCACTTCACAATTGAATTTATGTGGAGAGAAGATTACTGATGCAGAAATGTTAGGAAAAACATACTCAACTTTCCATGCAAATAATGTTGTCCTACAGACACAATATTGTGAAAAAGGCTTCCAGAAATATTCTGAATTAATTTATTGTCTCCTAGTGGCGGAGCAAAACAATGAGCTGCTAATGAAAAACCATGAATTACGCCCAACTGGCTCTGGTCCATTTCCTGAAGCGAATGTGAGTTTACACAATGGGCAAGAATTAAAAGAAACACACCATGCAAATAGTAGTGTGCGTGGCCATGGGCGTGGCCGGGAACATAGATATGGATATGGTCGAG GACATTGGTCTCGTGTGTGTCGCACACAAAAGCATCTAGTTGATCTTTATCAGCAGTCCATAAAACAGAAGGGAAAGAAAGTAGAAACCAATCTTGTGTATAAAGATGGCGAAGGTCATTTTGATGATGGCAATGCAACCCACTTAGAAGTGGCTGATTTTCTTTCTACCCCTGAAGGAAATTATTAA